The segment CGTCGTACGCCTCCTGCGCCACGAAGTCGAGGCCGTCCCACTCGGGCCACTCGTCGTCGTCCCACTCGTCCCGGTGCCGGCCGACGAGGGCCCGTATCCCCGGCACGTCGGCCAGCGCGTCGGGGTCGGCGACCACCGACTCGTACACCTTCCGCCCCTGCCCGACCAGCCAGAGGGTGAAGTAGTGGAAGCCGTCGTCCGTGCAGTCTCCGCTCTCGATCCGGTTCGCCGCCCGGAAGACCGCTCGCGTGCCCGCGACCTCGCAGGCGTCCTCAAGGCGCACCTGGAACTCCACGCTCTCGGCGGGCGGGCGCCGGAGCAGCTCCGTGCGCAGCCACTCCGTCCGGTCGTCCAGGTCACCGGGGCGGCGGCTCAACTCGTCGATGAGAGCCCAGAAGGCGTCTTCGTTCATGCGTACGAGCATGACACCCCTGGCTGACATCCGGGTGACGAATTACCTGCGGGTATGCGCACGCGCAGGACATGACGGAGCGGGGTGCCCCGTCGAGGGCACCCCGCTCCGTCTCTCCGTCGTACGGGAGTTACGCCGCCGCCACTCCCACCGGCACCGCCGCCGGCGACAGGGCGATCTCCAGGACCTGGCGGACGTCCGTCACCGGGTGGACCTCCAGCTTCTCCAGGATCTCGGCCGGGACGTCGTCCAGGTCGGCCTCGTTCCGCTTGGGGATCACGACCGTGGTGATGCCCGCCCGGTGCGCGGCGAGGAGCTTCTGCTTCACGCCGCCGATCGGGAGGACCCGGCCGGTGAGGGAGACCTCGCCGGTCATGGCCACGTCCGTACGGACAAGGCGCCCGCTCAGCAGGGAGGCGAGGGCGGTCGTCATCGTGACGCCCGCGCTCGGGCCGTCCTTGGGGACCGCGCCCGCCGGGAAGTGGATGTGCACGCCCCGGTCCTTGAGTCCGGTGACGGGCAGTTCCAGCTCCGCGCCGTGCGAGCGGAGGAAGGAGAGCGCGATCTGCGCCGATTCCTTCATCACGTCGCCGAGCTGACCGGTGAGGGTCAGTCCGGCGGCGCCGGTCTCCGGGTCGGCCAGGGACGCCTCGACGAAGAGGACGTCACCGCCCGCGCCGGTCACGGCGAGCCCGGTGGCGACACCGGGGACGGCGGTGCGGCGCTCCGCCGGGTCCTGGGCCGACTCCGGCACGTGGTGCGGCCGTCCGATGAGCTCGCGCAGGCCGTCGGGACCGACCGTGAACGGCAGTTCCCGGTCGCCCAGTTCGTGCTGGGCCGCGATCTTGCGGAGCAGCCGGGAGACGGACCGCTCCAGGGTGCGTACGCCCGCCTCGCGGGTGTACTCGCCGGCCAGCTTGCGCAGGCTCGCGTCCTCCAGGACGACCTCGCCGGGCTCCAGGCCCGCGCGCTCCAGCTGCCGGGGCAGCAGGTGGTCGCGGGCGATGACGACCTTCTCGTCCTCCGTGTAGCCGTCGAGCCTGACCAGCTCCATGCGGTCGAGCAGTGCCTCCGGGATGGCTTCGAGGACGTTGGCGGTGGCCAGGAAGACGACGTCGGAGAGGTCGAGTTCGACCTCCAGGTAGTGGTCGCGGAAGGTGTGGTTCTGCGCCGGGTCGAGGACTTCGAGGAGGGCCGCCGCGGGGTCGCCGCGGAAGTCGGAGCCGACCTTGTCGATCTCGTCGAGCAGGACCACCGGGTTCATGGACCCGGCCTCCTTGATGGCGCGGACGATCCGGCCGGGCAGGGCGCCGACGTAGGTCCTGCGGTGACCGCGGATCTCCGCCTCGTCCCGTACGCCGCCGAGGGCGACCCGGACGAACTCGCGTCCCATCGCGTGCGCGACGGACTCGCCGAGCGAGGTCTTGCCGACGCCGGGCGGGCCGACGAGGGCGAGTACGGCTCCGCCGCGGCGGCCGCCGACCACGCCGAGGCCGCGCTCGGAGCGCCGCTTGCGCACGGCCAGGTATTCGGTGATCCGCTCCTTCACGTCGTCCAGGCCCGCGTGCTCGGCGTCGAGGACGGCGCGGGCGCCGCGGATGTCGTACCGGTCCTCCGTCCGCTCGTTCCACGGGAGTTCGAGGACGGTGTCCAGCCAGGTGCGGATCCAGGAGCCCTCGGGGGACTGGTCACTGGACCGCTCCAGCTTCTCGACCTCCTTGAGGGCGGCCTCTCGGACCTTCTCCGGCAGGTCGGCGGCCTCCACGCGGGCGCGGTAGTCGTCGGACTCGTCGGCTGCGTCCTTGGCGGACTCGCCGTTGAGGTCGCGGAGCTCCTTGCGGACGGCTTCGAGCTGGCGGCGGAGCAGGAACTCGCGCTGCTGCTTGTCGACGCCCTCCTGGACGTCCTTGGCGATGGTCTCTGCGACGTCCTGCTCGGCGAGGTGCTCGCGGAGCTGGGCGGTGGCGAGCTTGAGGCGGGCGACCGGGTCGGCGGTCTCCAGGATCGCGACCTTCTGCTCGACGGTGAGGAAGGGCGAGTAGCCGGAGTTGTCGGCGAGGGCGCCGACGCCGTCGATCTGCTGGACCCGGTCCACGACCTGCCAGGCACCGCGCTTCTTGAGCCAGCTGGTGGCGAGCGCCTTGTACTCCTTGACCAGGTCGCTGACCTGGCCGGGCAGCGGGTCGGGCAGGGTCTCCTCGACGGTGCTGCCCTCGACCCACAGGGCCGCGCCGGGCCCGGTCGTACCGGCACCGATGCGCACGCGGCCGATGCCGCGGATGAGGGCGCCGGGGTCGCCGTCGGAGAGTCGTCCGACCTGCTCGACGGTGCCCAGGACGCCGGTCGCGGCGTAGGTCCCGTCGACGCGGGGCACGAGCAGCACCCGCGGCTTGCCCGCTCCGGGTCGCGCGGCGGCCTGGGCGGCCTCGACGGCGGCCCGTACGTCGTTGTCGGACAGGTCGAGCGGCACCACCATTCCGGGCAGCACGACCTCGTCGTCGAGCGGCAGCACAGGCAGAGTGAGCGGCACGGACGGCTTGGAGTCAGAAGCCATGATCTCCCCTTCGGCAGTCAAGTTGAGCTATGCCGACTCAATGCATGTGAGCCCATGAATGTTCCCGGACGCTCGTTCGCTCTGAGCGATCACTCTCCCCCGAAGCCCCGTCCAGCAGATGTAATACCTCCATGGATATAGCAGCCATTACGTCAGCGTGGGTGTCGGGCTGGACCGTCTCCCGGGGGACCCCCGCCGCCGTCACCGAGACCTGGGGCTACCGGATCGACGTGGGACTGCCCCGGCACGTCGTGCGGCACGTCCTTCCGACCCCCGACGAGGCCTCGGTCCGCGCTCTCTGCGCCCGGCTCACCGCCCCGTACAGCTGGCTCAAGATCATGGCGGGCCCCGAGGACGCGGGCGCGTGGATCACCGACGGATGGACGGTCCCCGACGACCCGGGCTTCATGATGGTCAAGCCGCTCGACCCCGGCGCCCGGCCCGCACCGCCGGAGGGGTACGCGCGGACCACCGAGGTCCGGGACGGCGTCATCCGGGTCCGGATCGTCGCCCCCGACGGCGCCCTCGCCGCGCGCGGCCAGATCGCCCCGACCGGCTCCACCGCCGTCGCCGACCAGATCGAGACGGCCCCCGAGCACCGGCGGCGCGGCCTCGGCGCGAACGTCATGCGCACCCTGGAGGCGGCCGCCGCCCAGGCGGGCGCGGAGACCGGGGTGCTCGCCGCGACCACGGACGGACTCGCGCTGTACGACTCGCTGGACTGGCGCTACCGGGGCCCGCTCACCGGAATCGTGCGGGACGGAACCTGACCGTCCGGCTGCGCGGGACGCCCCGTACCCGGCATGCTCGGTCCATGGTGCGAGGCGTACGGGGAACATGGTGCGGGGCGCTGCTTCTGGCCGGGGTCCTGGTCGGCGGTGCGAGCGCGTGCGGGGAGGCGGCGCCGCCCCCGCCCGGCACGACGCCGTCGGGGGTGAGCGGACCGGCCGTGCCGAGCGCCACGACGACCCCCGGCACCACGACGGATCCGAGCGTCACGACGACCCCCGGCACCACGACGGATCCGAGCGCCACGACGGACCCGGGCACCCCTACGAGCCCCGGCACCGCGACCGCGACACCCCCCGGCACCACTCCGGCGGCCGACCCCCAGCCGGGCGAGGTGCTCGTCGAGGTCGTCGTCAGCGGCGGCCTCGCCGGTGTGCGCAACCAGCTCGTCGTCCACTACGACGGCTCCTGGACCAGCCGCTCCGGCACCGAGCCGCCCCGCACCGGGCGGCAGACCCCCGCCGAGGTCGCCGAGCTCAGGGCCGCCCTGGAGGACCCCGCGTTCGCCCGGGTCCCGGAGCACCCGACGGACAGCCCGATCGCCGACGGCTTCCAGTACCAGGTGACGTACCGCGGCCGCATCGTCGTCGCGGGCGACGGCGAGCGCCCGCCCGCCCTCCGGCGGGTCTTCGCCGCCCTCCCGGAGGGCGGCCCGCCGACGCACCCGTGAGCCGGGCGGCGCGACGCGAGAACCGGACCCGCAAGCGAGAACCACGTACCGAGCAGCCGGCGGCGAGAACCGGAGAGCCGGAAGCGAGACCCGAGAACCGAACCGGGGCACGCGCGCGATAGAGAAGGCGTGAGACTGTTGCGCCCCGCAGGGGGAGGCCCCTCCGGGGGCGACGAGGACGACGACGCGGCGCTGCTGCGCGCGGTCGCCCGGGGAGACTCCGAGGCACTCGCCGCGCTGTACGACCGGCACGCCGGCTGGCTGCACGCCCGCCTCGCCCGGCGCTGCCCGGACGAGGAGACCGTACGGGAGGTCCTCCAGGACACCTTCGTCACGGTCTGGCGCTCCGCCGGCGGCCACCGGGGCCGGGGCGAGGCCGGCGGCTGGCTCTGGGTGATCGCCGCCCGGCGCCTGGTGGACGCCCAGCGGGCCCGGGCCCGCGCGGAACGGGTCGTGGAACGGGCGGCCGAACGCGCCGCCGCGTCCACGGAGCCGCCCGCCGCCGCGCCCTCCGCCGAGGAGCGGGTGCTCGCGGGCCTGGAGTACGGGGAGGTGGGCGCCGCCCTCGACCGGATATCGCCCGAACTCGCCGAGGTCCTGCGGGCGACCGTCGTCGACGGCCTGACGACCCGCGAGACCGCCCGGCTCCTCGGCATACCCGAGGGCACCGTCAAGACCCGCGCCCTGCGCGCCCGCCGCGAGCTGCGCGCCGCGCTCGGGGCGGCACACCCCGGGGGCCCGCACGCCTTGGGAGGCACCGCATGACGGCAACCCGACGCCCCGGAGCCCCTGGCACCCCCGGGGCCGCCGAGACCCCTGGGACCACCGGGTCCCCCTGGCACGTCTCCGACGCCCTCGCGCTCCGGTACGCCGACGGGTCCGCCGCCGAGACCGACGCCTGGTCGCTGGAGAAGCACGTCGAGTCCTGCGCGAACTGCGCGGGCCGCGTCTCGGCGGCCGTACGGGCCGGTGCGGCGGGGCCCGTCCTCGCGGCCGTGCGCGCCGAGCTCCTGACCTCTCTCGGACACCGGCCCGCCCCCGCGGAGTCCGCCGGCCCCGTCTCCCCCGTCGGCAACCCCCTCGGGCGGTGGGCGCGGGTCTGGTGGGCCGTCGGGCCCGCGCTGCGCGGTTCCTGGGTGGTGGCCGTGGCCCTCGTCGTCGGCGGGGCCTTCGGGCTCGCCTACGGGGCCGGGTTCCAGGGGGCGCGGAGCCTGCTGCTCGCCCTGGCGCCCGTCCTTCCGCTCGCCGGGGTCGCCGTCTCGTACGGACGCCACGCCGACCCCCTGTACGAGATCACCGCCGCCACGCCGTCCGGCGGACTGCGGCTGCTGCTCACCCGTACCGCGGCCGTCCTCGCCGTGTGCGTGCCGCTGCTCACCGCGGGCGGGGCGCTGCTGCCACCGGTGGCCGGGTTCCCGGGGGCCGCCGCCTGGCTGCTCCCCGGCCTGGCACTGACCCTGGCCACGCTCGCGCTCGGTTCGTTCGTCGGCTGCCGGGCGGCGGCGGCGACGCTCGGCGGCGGGTGGCTGCTCGCCGTCACCGGCCCCCTGCTCGGGCAGCCGGGCGCGGGCACGGGGCCCGCTTCCGGAGCCGCCGCCCTCGCCCCGTACTTCTCCGGCCCCACCGCGCAAGGGGCGTGGGCGGCCGCCGCGCTGGCCTGCGCGGCCCTCCTCGCGCTGCGGCGCCGTTCCTTCGACCACCTGGAGCCCCGGTGAACCCCACCCACGCCGTCGCGGTGAGCGGACTGACCGTCCGCCACCGCCGTACCGTCGCCCTCGACCGGCTCGATCTGTCCCTCGGCCCCGGCGTCCACGGCCTGCTCGGCCCGAACGGGGCCGGGAAGACCTCCCTCATCCGGGTCCTCGCGACCGTCGCCGCGGCCTCCTCCGGCCGGGTGGAGCTGCTCGGCGGGGACGCCACCAGCCCCCGCGAACGCACCGACATCCGGCGTCGGCTCGGCTATCTGCCGCAGGAGTTCGGCTACTACCCGGCCTTCACCGTGCGGGAGTTCGTCGCGTACGTCGCCTGGCTCAAGGAGGTGCCGGCCGACCGGGTTCCGGCGGCGGTGGAGCGCGCGGTGCGGCGGGTCGGGCTCGGCGACCGGATCGACGCGAAGATGAAGACCCTGTCGGGCGGCATGGTCCGGCGTGCCGGGATCGCCCAGGCCATCGTGAACGAGCCGGAGTTGCTGCTGCTCGACGAGCCGACGGCCGGCCTCGATCCGGAACAGCGGGTCGACTTCCGGTCGCTGCTGCGGGAGTTGGGCACGGAGGCGACGGTGGTGGTCTCCACCCACCTGGTGGAGGACGTGGCCGCGGCCTGCACCGAGGTCACCCTCATCGAGGCGGGCCGACTCGCCTTCCAGGGCACCACGGCCGAACTCACCGCGCTCGGCGGCGAGTCCACCGAAGGGAACGACTCCACCACGCACGCGGTGGAGCGGGGCTACACGGCCGCCCTGCGCGCCCACCGGGCGCCCGCGGGCGACGCGAAGGAGGCGCTCCGGTGACCAGCACCCTCACCCCTCCCCGTGCCGGACGGGCCGCTCCCGCGCGCAAGCCCCTCGCCATCGAGCTGCGGCGCGGACTGGGTCCCTGGACCGGCGCCGCCGTCGCCCTCACCCTCCTGGTCACGATGTACGGCAAGGCTCCCGGCTGGCAGGTCCATTGGGCCGATGCCACGAACATGCTGCACGTGGCCGCCGGGCTGCTCGCCGGACCGCTCGCGCTCGCGGCCGGCTGCTGGCAGGGCGGCCGGGACCGGCGGCGTGGAACGACGGACCTCTGGGAGTCCGCCCCCCGACCGCCCCTGCGCCGCCTGCTCGTCGCGGTGGCCCCCTCCGCGCTCTGGCCCGCCGCCGGGGTGCTGCTGGCCGACGCCGTCTGTCTCCTCTCGACCTGGCCGTACGTCACCGCCGGCCGCCCCTACCTCGAACTCGTCGCCGCCGACACGGTGGCCGTCGCCGCCCTCGGCGCGGTGGGCCATGTCGTCGGGCGTACGGTCCGCTGGCGGCTCACGGCCCCGCTGCTCGGCATCGTCGGGTACGTGGTGCTGGGGATGGGCTCGTACCAGGAAGGCACCCTCCGCTGGCTCAGCCCCGCCGGCGAGCACCAGTTCTTCTGGGACCGGCCGGTGTGGTGGTTCGGTCCGGTGTCGATGGCCTGGACGGCGGGGCTCGCGCTCACCGCGCTCCTCGCGTACGGGCTGCGCGGGGCCCGGCTGTGGCCGCTCACCCTGGTGCCGGCGGCCGTCGCGGTCGCCGCAGCCGGGCTGATCGCGGGTCTGCCGCGGGACGGGGGGCCGTGGCGCCACGACCCGGCGTTGGCCCGGCAGGTCTGCGACGACGGCACCCCGCAGGTGTGTCTGACGGCCGTGGACGAGGGGCTGCTGCCGGAGGTGTCGGCGGCGCTCGCCCCGCTGAACGCGCGGCTCAAGGGGGTGCCCGGCGCCCCGGTCCGGTGGGTCGGCGGTCCGTTCGGGCCCGCCCACCCCGGTGACGTCGCGCTGCCCTCCGTCGGGCAGGACGCGGTGCGCGGCCGGCTCCCGCACCCCGATCTGTATCTGAACTCGGCCGTGTTGTGGCTGTTCTCGGACACGTGCCGGCAGGGTGACCTCGCCGGTCCGAACGCGGAGCGGGCGAGCCTCGTCAACCTCGCCGTCACCGAGTGGCTGGCGCCGACGCCCGAGGGCTACGGCCCCGATACGACCGCCGCGAAGCCGTACATCGACCGGCTCGACGCCAAGTCCCCGGCGGAGCAACGCGCCTACCTGACCCGCTATCTGGCGGCGAACACCTGCCACCCGGACGAGGTGCCGGTCCCGTGAGGCTCTCCCGCACCGGTCCGACGAGGCTCTCCCGTATCGATCCCGTGCGTCTCGGCCGCCCCCACCCGATGAGGCTCTATCTGCGCTCCCGCGCCCTGCCCGGCGCGCTGGCCGCCCTCGTCGCCACGGCGGCGGCCGGCGCCTGGGCGGCCCGGTGGCTGGAATCGCTGCCCCGCTTCGACCACACGGCCCGACTGCCGGTGGTCGTCCTCGGCCCGCTCCTCGCGGCCGCCGCCGTCGGCACCAGCCTGCACACGCCGAGCGACGAGCTGGACCGTACGGCGGTACGCGCGTGGTGGCCCCGCCGTCTCGCCCATCTGCTCGTCCCGGCCGCCCTCGCCACCCTGCTGTTCGCCCTGGCGGTACCCGGCCACGCGGACGAGTTCGGCGTGCTCGCCGTCGTCCGCAACACGCTGGGGCTCATGGGGATGACGGCGGCCGCCGCAGCTGTCGTCGGCGCCCGGCTGAGCTGGCTGCCGCCGGCCTTCTTCGTGGGCACGGTCTATCTCGCGGCCCCGTCCCGGCCGGGCGGTGCGGCGCAGTGGTGGGCCTGGGTGATGCAGCCGGGCCCGCAGGGCGGCGCGTGGACGATGGCGGTCGGCGCCTTCGTGGCGGGCACGGGCCTGTACGCGTGGCGGGGCGTGCGCCGGGTGTCCGGCGAGTCCTGAGGAGCCGCGCGGGGGTGCCGGTCCCGTGACCCGCGCCGTCACCTCTCCTGTCCGAATCGTTTCTGCCGTGTCCGGATCCCATCCCCCCTCCCCCATAAGGTGTTTGTCCCCGTCGCCGTCGCCCGGTAAGGATGGCCGGGGCCCGACTGCCGAGCCGAGAGCGGAGAGACCGACCATGTCAGGAACCGTCACCCTCGACCGCCGCGAAGGACCGTACGGAGAGGTCGTGCTGCGCCGCCGCGACGAGCACTTCGAGATCATCGCCAACGGGACCTTCCTGATGGACACCTCCGACGGGCGCTCGGAGCGGCGACTGATCGACGCGGCGCAGGCCGCGCTCCCCGAGCGGTCCCGCTCCGGCGCGTCCGTCCTCGTCGGCGGACTCGGTGTCGGTTTCTCCCTCGCCCACGCCGCCGCCGACCCCCGCTGGGGCCGGATCGCGGTCGTCGAGCGGGAGGAGGCCATCATCGAATGGCACCGGCAGGGACCGCTCGCCTCGGTCTCCGGGGCCGCGCTGGCCGATTCCCGGACAGTGATCCTGCACACGGACCTGGTGGCCTATCTCCGGACCTCCCCCGACACCTACGACGCCCTCTGTCTGGACATCGACAACGGGCCCGACTGGACGGTCACCGAGGACAACGAATCCCTGTACGCGGCCGAGGGTTTGGCGGCCTGTGCGGCCCGGCTGAACCCGGGCGGAGTGCTCGCCGTTTGGTCCGCCCGACCCTCTGCCGATTTCGAAGAGTCGTTGCGGAATGCCGGATTCAGCGGGGTACGGACGGAAGAGATCCCCGTTGCCCGGGGCGTCCCCGACGTGGTCCACCTCGGGGTCCGTCCTGAATAAGTCCTGGATAGCCGGGACGCCACCGGTACCTCTAGGCTGCTGAGCCGACATCGGCGACGCGAGGCGGGGCAATGGAGCAGACACACACCACTCACCACGGTGCGGCGGCCACTCCGGGTGCCCAGCGCCGGGTGCTCGTGGTCGAGGACGACGCGACGATCGTCGAAGCGATCTCCGCGCGGCTGCGCGCCGAGGGCTTTCTCGTCCAGACGGCGACCGACGGCCCCGCGGCCGTGGACGCGGCCGAGGCATGGCAGCCGGACCTGATGGTCCTCGACGTGATGCTGCCCGGTTTCGACGGCCTGGAGGTGTGCCGCCGGGTCCAGGCCCAGCGCCCCGTCCCGGTCCTCATGCTGACCGCCCGCGACGACGAGACCGACATGCTGGTCGGCCTGGGCGTGGGCGCGGACGACTACATGACCAAGCCGTTCTCGATGCGGGAGCTGGCCGCCCGGGTGCACGTGCTGCTGCGCCGGGTGGAGCGGGCCGCGCTGGCGGCGGTCACCCCGCGCAGCGGCATCCTGCGCCTGGGCGAGCTGGAGATCGACCACGCGCAGCGCCGGGTCCGGGTGCGCTCCGAGGACGTGCACCTGACCCCGACCGAGTTCGACCTGCTGGTCTGCCTGGCGAGCACGCCCCGGGCGGTGCTCTCCCGCGAGCAGCTCCTGGCCGAGGTGTGGGACTGGGCGGACGCCTCGGGCACCCGGACCGTGGACAGCCACATCAAGGCGCTCCGCCGGAAGATCGGGGCCGAGCGGATCCGTACGGTCCACGGCGTCGGTTACGCGCTGGAGACCCCGGCGCTGTGAGCCGGCTGGGGCCCAGGGGGCCGCGGGAGCTGCGGGGGCCGGGCGGCGAGGTGCACCGGCGGCGCCGGATCGTGATCTCGATCAAGACCAAGCTGGGTGCGCTGGTCGTCGGGGCGGTCCTGCTGACCTCGGGTCTCGCCCTGGTGGCCATCCGCACGTCCACGGAGTTCCGGTACATCACGATCTTCGCGATGATCGCGACCCTGCTGATCACCCAGTTCGTGGCGCAGTCCCTGACGGCGCCGCTGGACGAGATGACCACGGTGGCCGGGACGATCTCGCGCGGGGACTTCACCCGGCGGGTGCGGGGCGCGGACCGGCGCGACGAGCTGGGCGACCTGGCCTCGACGATCAACCGCATGGCGGACGATCTGGAGGCGGTGGACCGGCACCGCAAGGAGCTGGTGGCCAATGTGTCGCACGAGCTGCGGACCCCGATCGCCGCGCTCAGGGCCGTACTGGAGAACGTCGTGGACGGGGTGTCCGAGGCGGATCCGGAGACGATGCGGTCGGCGCTGAAGCAGACGGAGCGGCTGGGCCGGCTGGTGGAGACGCTGCTGGATCTGTCACGTCTTGACAACGGTGTCGTGGCGCTGCGGGCGAGCCGTTTCGAGGTCTGGCCGTATCTGTCCGGAGTTCTGCGGGAAGCGAACCTGGCCGCCTCGCAGCGCGGCCTCTCGTCCACCTCGGGCCTGCACAACCGCACCGACGTCCATCTGCACCTGGACGTGTCGCCGCCCGAGCTGGTGGCGCACGCGGACGCGGAGCGGCTGCACCAGGTGATGGCGAACCTGATCGACAACGCGGTGAAGCACTCGCCGCCGCACGGCCGCGTCACGGTGAGGGCCCGGCGCGGCCCGTACCCGGACTCCCTGGAGCTGGAGGTCGAGGACGAGGGTCCCGGCATCCCGGAGTCGGAGCGGCACAAGGTCTTCGAGCGCTTCAACCGGGGCGCCGCGCCGCTCCGGCAGGGCCCGGGCAGCGACGGCGGTACGGGCCTCGGGCTCGCGATCGCCCGCTGGGCGGTGGATCTGCACGGCGGCGGGATCGGGGTGGCCGAATCATCACGCGGCTGCCGGATCAGAGTCACTCTTCCGGGCAGCCTTCCGCCGAGAGATTGACGTAGGGTTCGAACCGGAAGAGCTCGTTCTGCGTGTACATGAGCGGGACGTGATCAGGGGTGCGGCCGAAGGAGGTCGTGCTCGCGCTTTTCCGTACCCTCACACCTGCGGAACCCCGCTTGTTTCCCGCCATTCACGGCACCGAAACACCCCGTCAAGTGTGACTTGCGCGACGTTGGCGCTCCCTGCCTGCACCTCTCGGCCGGACAGGCGTAGCCTTTATTTCCGCTGTCCATCACCTTGTGAAGCGGAAGAGGGCGGTTGCCGCCGTGTCGTCTCAGTCCCCCAGTACCCCGAGCTCCCCGACCGACCAGGACGGGCAGGGCAAGAGCCCCGCAGCCGCCTTCGGTGCCAATGAGTGGCTCGTCGACGAGATCTACCAGCAGTACCTCCAGGACCCGAATTCGGTCGATCGTGCCTGGTGGGACTTCTTCGCCGACTACAAGCCGGGAGCGTCGGACACCCCGGCCGCCCCGGCCGCCACCACCACTCAGAGCGCGCCCGCCGCGCAGCAGGCGGGCCCCGCACAGGCCGCGCCTGCCGCTCCTGCGGCCGTTCCGGCTCCCGCGGCCGCTCCGGTCGCGGCTCCGGCCCCCGTGGCCGCTCCGGCGCCCGTGAAGCCCGCCGTGGCCCCGGCCGCGCCGGTCGCCGCGAAGCCGGCCGCCGCCGCGCCCGCCCCGGTCAAGGCCGCTCCGGCCTCCACGCCGGCCGCCGGCCCCGAGCTGATCACGCTGCGCGGTCCCGCCGCCGCGGTCGCGAAGAACATGAACGCCTCGCTGGAGGTGCCGACGGCCACGTCCGTCCGCGCCGTCCCGGTGAAGCTGCTCTTCGACAACCGGATCGTGATCAACAACCACCTGAAGCGCGCCCGGGGCGGGAAGATCTCCTTCACGCACCTCATCGGCTACGCGATGGTGCAGGCGATCAAGGCCATGCCGTCGATGAACTACTCCTTCGCGGAGAAGGACGGCAAGCCGACCCTGGTCAAGCCGGAGCACGTGAACTTCGGTCTCGCGATCGACCTGGTGAAGCCCAACGGCGACCGCCAGCTCGTCGTCGCGGGCATCAAGAAGGCCGAGACGCTCAACTTCTTCGAGTTCTGGCAGGCGTACGAGGACATCGTGAAGCGGGCCCGCGTGGGCAAGCTGACGATGGAGGACTTCACCGGCGTCACGGTCTCCCTGACCAACCCCGGCGGCCTCGGCACCGTCCACTCCGTCCCGCGTCTGATGCCCGGACAGTCGGTCATCATG is part of the Streptomyces sp. NBC_00250 genome and harbors:
- a CDS encoding HAMP domain-containing sensor histidine kinase, whose translation is MHRRRRIVISIKTKLGALVVGAVLLTSGLALVAIRTSTEFRYITIFAMIATLLITQFVAQSLTAPLDEMTTVAGTISRGDFTRRVRGADRRDELGDLASTINRMADDLEAVDRHRKELVANVSHELRTPIAALRAVLENVVDGVSEADPETMRSALKQTERLGRLVETLLDLSRLDNGVVALRASRFEVWPYLSGVLREANLAASQRGLSSTSGLHNRTDVHLHLDVSPPELVAHADAERLHQVMANLIDNAVKHSPPHGRVTVRARRGPYPDSLELEVEDEGPGIPESERHKVFERFNRGAAPLRQGPGSDGGTGLGLAIARWAVDLHGGGIGVAESSRGCRIRVTLPGSLPPRD